A stretch of the Campylobacter concisus genome encodes the following:
- a CDS encoding M23 family metallopeptidase has protein sequence MNRRGVGGFGIVVLLLILILAGGFGYALMSKDFERNEPIIGVADKVYWNLRTPMNIKFKDDSGIKFVRISMNDGKNDLNLLNQIIQNPSTELDVNLTFPKTGFFAQKDTYEMNIEAVDTSKWSFFTGNKASKKVEVVLDTSKPDLYVLSQSYSISKGGSAVVVFRATDNQLKEVYVQTNFGKKFKAVPFYKEGFYVALVAWPVQVENFSAEVIARDFAGNESKSHVRYFYENVKYKTSTIALNDRFLDGKIVDLTDQYAKDPSALSRLEKMRFVNETLRNSNEEKITALTTNPGDEMLTGFSVTPFYPLRNGKKVADFADHRYYTYNNEQVSESWHMGIDFASVAAAPIIASNAGRVVLASENGIYGLNIVIDHGFGLYSLYGHCSSTRVKEGDMVAAGDQIGTTGTSGLALGDHLHFGILVQGEEVRPQQWMDKKWIKDNITSVLDAAKAMIDKN, from the coding sequence ATGAATAGACGTGGAGTTGGCGGATTTGGTATTGTTGTGCTTTTGCTAATTTTAATTTTAGCCGGTGGTTTTGGCTATGCTTTGATGTCAAAAGATTTTGAGCGAAATGAGCCGATAATCGGTGTTGCTGATAAAGTTTATTGGAATCTTAGAACCCCAATGAATATCAAATTTAAAGACGATAGTGGTATAAAATTTGTACGAATTAGTATGAATGATGGGAAAAATGATCTAAATTTATTAAATCAAATCATACAAAACCCAAGTACCGAGCTTGATGTAAATTTAACCTTTCCAAAGACTGGCTTTTTTGCTCAAAAAGATACCTATGAGATGAATATTGAAGCTGTAGATACTAGCAAATGGAGCTTTTTTACTGGCAATAAAGCTAGCAAAAAGGTTGAAGTAGTGCTTGATACTTCAAAGCCTGATCTTTACGTGCTTTCGCAGTCTTATTCTATCTCAAAAGGTGGTAGTGCTGTTGTGGTCTTTAGAGCAACTGATAATCAGCTAAAAGAGGTCTATGTCCAGACAAATTTTGGTAAGAAATTTAAGGCTGTTCCATTTTATAAAGAGGGCTTTTATGTAGCACTCGTTGCTTGGCCAGTTCAGGTTGAAAATTTTAGTGCTGAGGTCATCGCAAGAGACTTTGCAGGCAATGAAAGCAAGTCACATGTTAGGTATTTTTACGAAAATGTAAAGTATAAAACTTCAACTATTGCATTAAATGATAGATTTTTAGATGGTAAGATAGTTGATCTAACTGATCAATATGCAAAAGATCCAAGTGCGCTTTCAAGGCTTGAGAAAATGAGATTTGTCAATGAAACACTTAGAAACTCAAACGAAGAAAAAATAACAGCACTTACTACAAATCCTGGTGATGAGATGTTAACTGGCTTTAGTGTGACACCATTTTATCCACTAAGAAATGGTAAAAAAGTGGCTGACTTCGCCGATCACCGATACTATACATATAATAACGAGCAAGTAAGCGAATCTTGGCATATGGGAATAGACTTTGCAAGTGTGGCCGCAGCTCCTATTATAGCTAGCAATGCTGGTCGTGTTGTGCTAGCATCTGAAAATGGAATTTATGGATTAAATATTGTGATCGATCATGGATTTGGGCTTTATTCGCTTTATGGACACTGCTCAAGCACTAGAGTAAAAGAGGGTGATATGGTGGCAGCCGGTGATCAAATAGGTACTACTGGAACTAGTGGTCTTGCACTTGGTGATCATCTTCACTTTGGAATTTTAGTCCAAGGCGAAGAGGTGAGACCACAACAATGGATGGATAAAAAGTGGATAAAAGACAATATCACAAGTGTTTTAGATGCTGCAAAAGCGATGATAGACAAGAACTAA